The Streptomyces rimosus genomic interval TCACCCAGGCCACCCTCTCGCGCGACCTGGACGAACTGGGCGCGGTGAAGATCCGCAACACCGGCGGCGAGCTGATCTACGCGGTACCGAGCGAGGGCGGCGACCGCAAGCCGCGGGCGCCGCTGGGGGAGTCCGCCAAGGAGGAGCGGATGCGCCGGCTCTCCGGCGAACTGCTCATCTCCGCCGAAGCCTCCGCCAACCTCGTGGTCCTGCGCACCCCGCCGGGCGCCGCCCAGTTCCTGGCCTCCGCCATCGACCAGGCCGAACTGCACGACATCCTCGGCACCATCGCCGGCGACGACACCCTGATGCTCATCAGCCGCGACCCGGCCGGCGGACAGGCGCTCGCCGATCATTTGCTGAATCTGGCGCAGAAGGCGCGCTGAGGGGCGGAATTCCGGCCGGGGCCCGCGTCCGGCCGCTGTACCGGGACGGTGTCCGGTGTACTGGACGCCGCCCCACCGGCCACGGCGGCCGGGCGGCACGGGAACCGATGCGGGAGGCCCGATGCTGGCAGTACGCGCACGAGCGCTGTTCGACGGGGTGGGACCGGGACTGGTCGAACGGCCCACCGTACTGATCGAAAATGGCCGGATCGCGGCGGTCAGCCCCGGCGGAGTGCCCCTGATCGGCACCGAGGTCCTCGACCTCGGCACCGCCACCCTCCTCCCCGGCTTCATCGACACCCACACCCACCTGGCGTTCGACGCGAGCGACGACGTGATCGGCCGGCTCACGGAGGCCGACGACGCCACCCTCCTGGAGCGCGTCCGGGCCGCGGCGCGGGCCTCGCTGGCCGCCGGGGTGACGACCGTACGGGACCTCGGCGACCGCGGATACCTGACCCTGCGCCTGCGCGCGGAGACCGCACAGGACCCGGCCGCCGGCCCGCACATCATCGCCTCCGGCCCGCCGCTCACCACGTCCCGCGGCCACTGCTGGTTCCTCGGCGGCCAGGCGGAAGGCGTGGCGGGCGTCCGCGCGGCCGTACGGGAACGGGCCGAGCGCGGCGCGGACGTCGTCAAGGTCATGGTGACCGGCGGCGACCTCACGCCCGGCTCGGACCCGTACAGCGTCCAGTACGACCGCGACGAACTGCGC includes:
- a CDS encoding metal-dependent hydrolase family protein, whose product is MLAVRARALFDGVGPGLVERPTVLIENGRIAAVSPGGVPLIGTEVLDLGTATLLPGFIDTHTHLAFDASDDVIGRLTEADDATLLERVRAAARASLAAGVTTVRDLGDRGYLTLRLRAETAQDPAAGPHIIASGPPLTTSRGHCWFLGGQAEGVAGVRAAVRERAERGADVVKVMVTGGDLTPGSDPYSVQYDRDELRAIVDEAHRHGLPVTAHAHAVTGIREAVTTGFDTIEHCFFLTESGVDFDRRVIEEMVRRGVTASLTLGALPGGPPPPPHIARRIPALVAGLATLREAGVTMALGSDSGIFPIKAHGSYPYGITAMTDFGFTPAQALRAATSTAAVVCGVGGRKGRIAAGYDADLIAVGGDPLADVGVVREVVAVVRSGRRVV
- a CDS encoding arginine repressor, which encodes MTEAQDNETLHGGPAVPQTRTARHRRIVDILNRQPVRSQSQLAKLLADDGLSVTQATLSRDLDELGAVKIRNTGGELIYAVPSEGGDRKPRAPLGESAKEERMRRLSGELLISAEASANLVVLRTPPGAAQFLASAIDQAELHDILGTIAGDDTLMLISRDPAGGQALADHLLNLAQKAR